Proteins from a single region of Sporosarcina sp. P33:
- a CDS encoding efflux RND transporter permease subunit yields the protein MKISSFSVKRPVFTLVTMFLVIILGAVSFFKIPVTLIPDLNPPVAVVVTNYPGASPTEVSEKITKPLEESLSTAPGLKSMQSSSQEGANLIFLQFDWDSSIDDVQMDILQRMDQVQVPDGANKPRFMKFDPSQFPVIQLSLRTVDKDADIRRIADELEKELRRIDGVASVNVSGKIIEDVQVILDPDKLKEFGLGQSDVVQMIQASNVSMPGDPIDTADGRKLTTRILSTVQNISDVRGIQIGVNPLTGDKIKVSDVADVALLEPKMQTETRANDDQAVLLSVLQESGANTATVSKEFQKSLEKLLEKDAYKGIESDIIFDQGDYVQLAIGNIGQSLILGGLFAMLVLFVFLRGIKSPIIIGVAIPYSVIVTFVLMYFADFSLNIMTLGALALGIGMLVDNAIVVIENIERHLAMGKTPTEAAKDGSKEVGGAITASTLTTLAVFVPVIFITGIIGQIFTEFALTISFSLFASLVVALTVVPMFASRMLKTPDKNALAKKQRVKKKQTFEKTVKWALGHRILVLLLTTVLLAGSAFGILKVGTEFLPATDEGAFSINVQLPNGASLDSTNDVVERIEAELKKQKDVEVYVSLVGGTQQSMAQGGSESNMAELYVKLVPLDDRDRSVFKFVDTVQPIVLDEIGDDAEVSFNMQTAAGSSPNTLTFSLNDTNEERLGEAVTKLDKKLRELDTVTEVDNDLIDTVEEVKVDIDREKASDAGLAPYQIAQTVSDVTRGVFASQIVFEKTGEVVGINVGYDERFRNSVEKLKELEFKTPLDTYVKLKDVAKVEIAQGPVSIVRVDQAHSITFTLKYLSSESLGDMTKRVNDIVDDLNLPSEVELSYGGDRELFESAINDMLLAIVLAVVLVYIVMAAQFESFKYPFVIMFSVPLMLIGVSLGLFFTNTPVSVTAVIGILILVGIVVNNGIVLVDYINQRKEAGLSSYDAIISSVRDRVRPILMTALTTILGLLPLALGLGEGSELNQPMGIAVIGGLISSTFLTLYIVPVIYSLFDRETRRSAKEVTVKTE from the coding sequence ATGAAGATTAGTAGTTTTTCGGTCAAACGCCCAGTATTTACATTAGTCACCATGTTTCTCGTCATTATTTTAGGTGCGGTTTCCTTCTTTAAAATCCCTGTAACGCTTATACCGGACTTGAATCCGCCTGTTGCGGTAGTCGTTACGAATTACCCGGGAGCATCTCCAACAGAAGTGAGCGAGAAGATTACGAAGCCTTTGGAAGAAAGCTTATCTACAGCTCCAGGCTTGAAATCGATGCAATCCTCTTCCCAGGAAGGGGCGAATCTGATATTCCTTCAATTTGATTGGGATTCATCCATTGATGATGTTCAAATGGATATACTTCAGCGAATGGACCAGGTACAGGTTCCGGATGGCGCCAATAAGCCGCGCTTCATGAAGTTTGATCCATCTCAATTTCCTGTGATTCAGCTATCTTTGCGGACAGTCGATAAAGATGCGGATATACGAAGGATTGCCGACGAGCTGGAAAAAGAACTTCGCCGTATTGACGGTGTAGCAAGTGTTAACGTATCCGGCAAAATCATTGAAGACGTCCAGGTGATATTAGATCCTGATAAATTAAAAGAATTTGGTTTAGGACAGTCTGATGTAGTTCAGATGATTCAGGCGAGTAATGTATCCATGCCGGGTGATCCGATTGATACCGCGGATGGCAGAAAATTAACGACCAGAATTCTCAGCACCGTTCAAAACATTTCGGATGTACGGGGGATTCAAATAGGTGTAAATCCGCTGACAGGTGACAAAATTAAAGTCTCCGATGTAGCAGACGTTGCGCTGCTGGAACCGAAAATGCAGACCGAGACAAGAGCGAATGATGATCAGGCGGTATTGTTATCTGTATTGCAGGAGTCAGGTGCAAATACGGCGACAGTCTCGAAAGAGTTCCAAAAGTCATTAGAGAAGCTATTGGAGAAAGATGCGTATAAAGGCATCGAATCAGATATTATATTTGACCAAGGCGATTATGTGCAGCTTGCGATCGGAAATATAGGGCAGTCGCTGATTCTCGGCGGATTGTTTGCAATGCTCGTATTATTTGTTTTCCTGCGCGGAATCAAAAGTCCGATTATCATCGGAGTCGCCATTCCGTATTCTGTAATCGTCACATTTGTCTTAATGTACTTTGCAGACTTCTCCCTCAACATCATGACACTTGGTGCCTTGGCATTAGGAATCGGGATGCTGGTGGATAACGCGATAGTCGTCATTGAGAATATCGAACGGCATTTGGCGATGGGCAAAACCCCGACAGAGGCAGCAAAAGATGGTTCAAAAGAAGTAGGCGGGGCGATCACTGCTTCTACCCTGACAACACTAGCAGTATTCGTTCCCGTAATTTTCATTACAGGGATTATCGGACAGATTTTCACAGAATTTGCCTTGACGATTTCCTTCAGTTTATTTGCTTCATTGGTTGTGGCGTTAACTGTCGTGCCCATGTTTGCAAGCCGTATGCTGAAAACGCCTGATAAAAATGCTTTGGCGAAAAAACAGCGCGTGAAAAAGAAGCAAACGTTTGAAAAGACAGTAAAGTGGGCATTAGGACACCGTATACTCGTATTGCTTCTGACAACCGTTTTACTTGCGGGAAGCGCGTTCGGTATTTTGAAAGTAGGTACGGAATTCCTGCCTGCTACAGACGAAGGTGCTTTCAGCATCAATGTACAGCTGCCAAACGGTGCTTCTCTTGATTCAACTAATGATGTGGTAGAAAGAATCGAAGCAGAATTGAAAAAACAGAAAGACGTAGAAGTGTATGTCAGCTTAGTTGGCGGAACGCAGCAGAGCATGGCGCAAGGCGGTTCTGAAAGCAATATGGCAGAATTGTATGTAAAACTTGTACCTCTTGATGACCGTGACCGTTCTGTTTTTAAATTCGTGGATACAGTCCAGCCGATTGTGCTTGATGAAATCGGAGACGATGCGGAAGTCAGCTTCAATATGCAGACTGCGGCCGGCTCTAGTCCGAATACACTTACATTCTCTCTAAACGATACGAATGAAGAGCGTTTAGGAGAAGCTGTAACAAAACTCGATAAAAAGCTGCGTGAATTAGATACCGTGACAGAAGTCGATAATGACTTAATTGACACAGTAGAAGAAGTGAAGGTTGATATTGACCGCGAGAAGGCTTCAGATGCAGGCTTAGCGCCTTACCAGATTGCACAAACGGTCAGTGACGTTACGCGCGGCGTCTTCGCTTCACAAATCGTCTTCGAAAAAACGGGAGAAGTAGTCGGCATCAATGTGGGCTATGACGAACGTTTCAGAAACAGTGTGGAAAAATTAAAAGAACTGGAATTTAAAACACCGCTCGACACCTACGTCAAATTAAAAGACGTGGCTAAAGTCGAAATTGCGCAAGGACCGGTTTCAATTGTCCGTGTGGATCAGGCACATTCCATCACGTTCACACTCAAGTACCTGTCCAGCGAATCACTGGGCGACATGACGAAGCGTGTGAATGATATCGTGGATGATCTGAACTTGCCGAGCGAAGTGGAACTTTCATACGGCGGAGACAGAGAACTGTTTGAGAGTGCGATCAATGATATGCTGCTCGCCATTGTGCTGGCTGTCGTACTGGTCTATATCGTAATGGCAGCACAGTTTGAATCGTTTAAATATCCGTTTGTTATTATGTTTTCCGTGCCGTTAATGCTCATTGGTGTATCACTTGGATTATTCTTCACGAATACACCGGTCAGCGTCACAGCGGTCATCGGTATACTCATACTGGTAGGGATTGTCGTCAATAATGGGATTGTGCTGGTGGATTATATTAATCAGCGGAAAGAAGCGGGACTCAGCTCGTATGATGCGATTATCTCATCTGTACGCGACCGTGTGCGTCCGATCCTGATGACTGCCCTCACAACCATTCTGGGTCTTCTCCCATTGGCACTCGGCCTGGGTGAAGGGTCCGAACTGAATCAGCCGATGGGAATTGCAGTAATCGGCGGTCTGATCAGTTCCACATTCCTGACATTGTATATTGTTCCGGTCATTTACAGCTTATTCGACCGCGAGACGCGACGCAGTGCGAAGGAAGTTACAGTAAAGACTGAATAA
- a CDS encoding aldehyde dehydrogenase has protein sequence MGMTGLELEMIMNKQKHYYVSGVTRSMSFRKTMLEKLYKAIQRHEKEIMAALHKDLHKHPFEAYVSEVGFVLSSITHAINHLDEWSAPERVKTPLHLQPATSFIVREPYGSVLIIGPFNYPFQLLLDPLVGAIAAGNCAVLKPSEDAPHTAEVIDKMIKNIYPSDYVTVVHGRKEETQLLLEAPFDYVFFTGSAKVGKIVMRACAERLTPLTLELGGKSPAVVDHTADIKKAAEKIVWGKYMNAGQTCVAPDYVLVDVSIYNELLEEMKSAIHRFYGKDAQKSSDYGRIIADRHFERLAAILDEDQLYIVQGGKTDAADKYIEPTILALPDWNCASMQDELFGPILPVLPYDNLGVAIQQISLLPKPLAAYFFTESDEAADHFIESLPFGGGCINDTISHVANIHLPFGGVGSSGMNQYHGKASFETFTHSKSMMKKSTAVTMPIAYPPYKGKLPLVKRFIR, from the coding sequence GTGGGAATGACCGGTCTTGAGCTTGAAATGATTATGAATAAACAAAAACATTATTATGTGTCGGGTGTGACAAGAAGCATGTCATTCCGAAAGACGATGCTCGAAAAGCTTTATAAAGCGATTCAACGTCATGAGAAAGAAATTATGGCTGCGTTGCATAAGGACTTGCATAAACATCCATTCGAAGCGTATGTATCGGAAGTAGGCTTCGTTTTATCAAGTATTACCCATGCGATCAATCATCTGGATGAATGGTCTGCTCCCGAAAGAGTAAAGACGCCGCTTCATCTGCAGCCGGCGACAAGTTTTATTGTCAGAGAACCATATGGAAGTGTATTAATTATCGGACCCTTCAATTACCCTTTCCAGCTATTGCTTGATCCGTTGGTAGGAGCTATTGCAGCGGGCAACTGTGCAGTGCTGAAACCATCAGAGGATGCACCGCATACAGCGGAAGTGATAGATAAGATGATAAAGAATATATATCCGTCAGATTATGTAACCGTCGTGCACGGCCGTAAAGAAGAGACGCAGTTATTATTGGAAGCGCCGTTTGATTATGTGTTCTTTACAGGGAGTGCAAAAGTAGGGAAAATTGTTATGAGAGCCTGCGCGGAAAGGCTGACTCCGCTGACGCTTGAACTCGGCGGAAAGAGTCCGGCTGTTGTCGACCACACTGCGGATATAAAAAAAGCAGCGGAAAAAATTGTCTGGGGCAAATACATGAATGCGGGGCAAACATGCGTAGCACCGGATTATGTGTTAGTGGATGTTTCCATTTACAATGAATTGCTGGAAGAAATGAAAAGTGCGATTCATCGTTTTTATGGTAAAGACGCTCAAAAAAGCTCCGATTACGGCCGGATTATCGCAGATCGCCATTTCGAACGACTGGCGGCTATTCTGGATGAAGATCAGCTGTATATCGTACAAGGCGGAAAGACCGATGCAGCGGATAAGTACATTGAGCCGACTATTTTAGCGCTGCCGGACTGGAATTGTGCCAGCATGCAGGATGAGCTGTTCGGGCCGATTCTGCCGGTCCTCCCGTATGATAATTTAGGTGTTGCCATTCAGCAAATCAGCTTGCTGCCTAAACCGCTTGCCGCGTACTTCTTCACAGAAAGTGATGAAGCGGCGGACCACTTTATTGAGTCTCTGCCATTTGGCGGCGGGTGTATCAATGATACGATTTCGCACGTGGCGAATATCCATCTGCCGTTTGGAGGGGTAGGTTCTTCCGGCATGAATCAATATCACGGCAAAGCAAGTTTTGAGACGTTCACGCATTCCAAATCGATGATGAAGAAAAGTACAGCCGTGACGATGCCGATTGCTTATCCTCCTTATAAAGGGAAATTGCCCTTAGTAAAGCGTTTCATCCGTTAA
- a CDS encoding heavy metal translocating P-type ATPase translates to MASEKNVYRLQGLSCTSCAAKFEKNIRQIDSVEDVQLNFGASKLTVAGDASILQLEEAGAFDGIKVFPEKQRVIKQHQPFWKKRENQTTIASLILLLAGYAVSAANGDNNWLSIGLFLAAIVIGGYSLLKEGLTNLIRLEFDMSTLMTIAVIGAALIGDWAEGAVVVFLFSVSEALESYSIDKARNSITSLIEIAPTTATVLRGGNEFEVDVEDLRINDVILIKPGQKIAMDGEVIQGDSSVNQAAITGESVPVHKVTGDEVFAGTLNEEGVMQVRVTKLAEDTTIAKIIHLVEEAQAEKAPTQQFVDRFAKYYTPAILAIAVLIMIIPPLTMGGLWGEWFYKGLVVLVVGCPCALVISTPIAIVTAIGNAARNGVLIKGGIHLEETGQINVVAFDKTGTLTEGRPEVTDVIAVSKLTKDELLRIAASIEKFSQHPLATSIMRAAEKLPAPLHEVDQFQSITGKGAKANIEQRTVYVGSPNLFREMNMTDDGVEQQILTLQKQGKTVMLVWSEAGLDGMIAVADQVRGSSLSVIQKLHEMGKKTVMLTGDNETTAAAIGAQLGLSEVKAELLPEQKVEMIKSLSQSGKVAMVGDGVNDAPALATANIGIAMGGAGTDTALETADIALMADDLEKLPYTIRLSSRTKQIILQNISIALGLKIIALLLIIPGWLTLWMAVMADMGATVIVVLNSLRLLRNRG, encoded by the coding sequence ATGGCTTCTGAGAAAAACGTCTATCGTTTGCAGGGACTTTCATGCACAAGTTGTGCCGCCAAATTCGAGAAAAACATTCGGCAGATTGATTCTGTGGAAGATGTCCAATTGAACTTTGGCGCATCCAAACTGACAGTTGCAGGGGATGCGTCCATTTTGCAATTGGAAGAAGCTGGTGCATTTGATGGCATCAAAGTCTTTCCTGAAAAACAGCGAGTGATCAAACAGCACCAGCCTTTCTGGAAAAAGCGCGAAAACCAAACGACAATCGCTTCGTTGATATTATTACTGGCAGGATATGCAGTATCCGCCGCGAATGGTGATAATAACTGGCTGTCGATCGGATTATTTCTGGCTGCGATTGTAATTGGCGGCTACAGTCTGCTGAAAGAAGGGCTGACCAATCTCATCAGACTGGAATTTGATATGTCCACGCTTATGACGATTGCGGTCATTGGTGCAGCATTGATTGGCGACTGGGCAGAAGGGGCTGTAGTCGTCTTTCTGTTTTCTGTCAGTGAGGCACTGGAAAGCTACTCCATCGACAAAGCGCGGAATTCCATAACATCATTAATTGAAATCGCACCGACGACAGCGACCGTCCTTCGCGGAGGCAATGAATTCGAGGTAGACGTGGAAGATCTGCGTATTAATGATGTCATTTTGATCAAGCCGGGCCAAAAGATCGCGATGGACGGGGAAGTCATCCAAGGCGATTCATCCGTTAACCAGGCGGCAATCACTGGAGAATCAGTGCCTGTTCATAAAGTGACCGGAGATGAAGTGTTTGCCGGTACGTTAAATGAAGAAGGTGTAATGCAAGTTCGGGTGACAAAACTTGCGGAAGATACAACGATCGCGAAAATTATTCATTTAGTGGAAGAGGCACAGGCAGAAAAAGCGCCTACCCAGCAATTTGTCGATCGTTTTGCCAAATACTATACACCTGCTATTCTTGCGATTGCTGTCCTGATCATGATTATTCCTCCGCTCACAATGGGAGGCCTATGGGGTGAATGGTTCTACAAAGGGCTTGTCGTATTAGTTGTGGGTTGTCCGTGTGCGCTAGTGATTTCAACCCCAATTGCAATTGTCACTGCCATCGGGAATGCGGCACGTAATGGTGTCCTGATCAAAGGCGGTATTCATTTGGAAGAAACCGGCCAGATTAACGTAGTAGCATTCGACAAGACGGGTACATTGACAGAAGGCCGTCCCGAAGTTACAGATGTAATTGCGGTCTCGAAGTTAACAAAAGACGAGCTGTTGCGTATTGCGGCTTCCATTGAAAAATTTTCTCAGCATCCGCTGGCAACATCCATTATGCGGGCTGCCGAGAAATTGCCGGCTCCATTGCACGAAGTGGACCAATTCCAGTCCATCACAGGCAAAGGTGCGAAGGCGAATATCGAACAGCGTACAGTATATGTCGGGAGTCCGAATTTATTCAGAGAAATGAATATGACGGATGACGGCGTGGAACAGCAGATTCTGACTTTGCAGAAACAAGGGAAAACAGTCATGCTTGTTTGGTCTGAAGCAGGTCTTGACGGAATGATTGCTGTAGCGGATCAAGTTCGGGGAAGCAGCTTATCTGTTATTCAAAAGCTTCATGAAATGGGCAAGAAAACGGTCATGCTGACAGGCGATAACGAAACGACAGCTGCTGCAATCGGTGCGCAGCTGGGGCTGTCTGAAGTGAAAGCGGAATTACTGCCGGAGCAAAAGGTTGAGATGATTAAATCATTAAGTCAATCGGGTAAAGTTGCGATGGTGGGAGACGGCGTGAACGATGCCCCGGCATTGGCCACAGCGAATATCGGAATTGCGATGGGCGGCGCGGGTACGGATACGGCGCTGGAAACAGCAGATATTGCACTGATGGCAGATGACCTGGAGAAACTTCCGTATACGATCAGACTGAGTTCACGAACTAAACAAATCATTCTGCAGAACATTTCCATTGCACTCGGATTGAAAATTATTGCATTGCTGCTTATTATTCCAGGCTGGCTGACGCTGTGGATGGCTGTCATGGCAGATATGGGCGCAACGGTCATTGTAGTATTAAATTCACTGCGGCTGCTGCGAAATAGAGGATAA
- a CDS encoding peptide chain release factor 3, translated as MQKNIHDEITSRRTFAIISHPDAGKTTITEKLLYFGGAIRDAGTVKGKKTGKFATSDWMEIEKQRGISVTSSVLQFDYAGKRVNILDTPGHEDFSEDTYRTLMAVDAAVMMVDSAKGIEPQTIKLFKVCKMRGIPIFTFINKMDRQGKEPLELMEELEEVLEIQSYAMNWPIGMGKEFLGIYDRFNKRVELARPDGKERFLPIDEEGELAAEHSMTETSYYKQALEDVMLLNEAGNDFDEERIAAGELTPVFFGSALTNFGVQTFLETFLQFAPEPQPRMTKDGEAVDPESDVFSGFIFKIQANMNPAHRDRIAFVRIVSGEFERGMSVNVPRLSKNFKLSQTTQFLADDRETVDQAVAGDIIGLYDTGNYQIGDTVIGGKANFQFEALPQFTPELFVRVAAKNVMKSKQFHKGILQLVQEGAIQYYKTLHTEEVILGAVGQLQFEVFEHRMRAEYHVEVQMETMGSKVARWIENEEDVKESMAGQRALLVKDRYDQKVFLFENDFAMRWFQDKFPDIQLYNQL; from the coding sequence ATGCAAAAAAATATACATGATGAAATTACTTCGCGGCGGACGTTTGCGATTATATCCCACCCGGATGCCGGTAAAACGACAATAACTGAAAAACTTCTGTACTTTGGCGGTGCCATTCGCGATGCGGGAACAGTGAAAGGGAAAAAAACCGGAAAATTTGCTACGTCTGACTGGATGGAAATAGAGAAGCAGCGGGGAATTTCGGTTACTTCTTCTGTTTTGCAATTTGATTATGCCGGAAAGCGCGTCAATATTTTGGATACACCCGGACACGAAGACTTCAGTGAAGACACCTACCGTACACTGATGGCAGTAGATGCGGCTGTTATGATGGTCGACTCGGCAAAAGGGATTGAACCACAGACGATTAAACTGTTTAAAGTATGTAAAATGCGGGGGATTCCGATTTTTACATTCATTAACAAAATGGACCGGCAAGGTAAAGAACCTCTGGAACTGATGGAAGAGCTGGAAGAAGTACTGGAGATCCAGTCGTATGCGATGAATTGGCCGATCGGTATGGGGAAAGAATTCCTCGGCATTTATGATCGTTTCAACAAACGGGTGGAATTGGCCCGCCCGGACGGAAAAGAACGTTTCCTTCCAATCGACGAAGAAGGAGAACTTGCCGCAGAACATTCCATGACAGAGACTTCCTACTATAAGCAGGCACTTGAAGATGTCATGCTGCTGAATGAAGCAGGGAATGATTTCGATGAAGAGCGTATTGCTGCAGGTGAACTGACGCCTGTGTTCTTCGGCAGTGCGCTGACAAATTTCGGCGTGCAGACATTCCTTGAAACATTCCTGCAGTTCGCTCCTGAACCTCAGCCAAGAATGACAAAGGACGGGGAGGCAGTGGATCCGGAATCAGATGTGTTCTCGGGCTTCATCTTCAAGATTCAGGCCAATATGAATCCTGCACACCGGGACCGGATTGCTTTCGTCCGGATCGTTTCGGGTGAATTTGAACGGGGGATGTCCGTGAATGTTCCGCGGCTCTCCAAAAATTTTAAGTTGTCTCAGACGACGCAGTTCCTGGCAGATGACCGTGAAACGGTAGACCAGGCAGTGGCGGGTGACATCATCGGCCTGTATGATACGGGGAATTATCAAATCGGGGATACTGTCATAGGCGGTAAAGCCAATTTCCAATTTGAAGCGTTACCTCAATTTACGCCTGAGCTGTTTGTCAGAGTGGCAGCTAAAAACGTTATGAAGTCAAAGCAGTTCCATAAAGGGATTTTACAGCTTGTTCAGGAAGGTGCCATTCAGTACTACAAGACGCTGCATACCGAAGAAGTCATCCTCGGTGCAGTCGGCCAGCTTCAATTTGAGGTGTTTGAACACCGGATGAGAGCAGAATACCATGTCGAAGTACAAATGGAAACAATGGGGTCCAAGGTGGCACGCTGGATCGAGAATGAAGAAGATGTGAAGGAATCTATGGCCGGACAGCGGGCGCTGCTTGTTAAAGACCGCTATGATCAAAAAGTATTCTTGTTTGAAAATGATTTCGCGATGCGCTGGTTCCAGGACAAATTCCCGGATATTCAGCTATACAATCAATTATAA
- a CDS encoding UDP-N-acetylmuramoyl-L-alanyl-D-glutamate--2,6-diaminopimelate ligase has product MNTKELLSVLPVKTIKGTVPEYVTDVAVDSRAVQDGGLFVCLKGYTVNGHQFVKDALLSGARVIVASEPIMADEERAAVVYVENTSKAIELLASKFYQYPSKRMQMIGVTGTNGKTSVGNIIHDMLRQTGEKTAVSGTIGFKLNDILYETENTTADVLTTQQMIAQAANEGCKSMTMEVSSHGLVEGRLAGTEFDIAIFTNLTHDHLDYHKTMENYSAAKGLLFAQLGQQLDQKKYAIMNADDPWSSKMMEMTSFPVFTYGIHVKSSFQATAIDMQPNCTKFQLHAPDGTFPVTMPLIGEFNVYNALAAIAALYAKGMATQDILPLIANVSTVKGRLEKVETSLPLTIFIDYAHSPDAIEKAIATVQPLKKEGSRLLFLIGTGGNRDRLKRPIMGEKAAAADYVVFTTDDPRDESYESIVSELSASMPHDQYACIGDREEAVRHTVEMANAGDIIIFAGKGHENFQIIGNTKYPHSDANIALDEAAKKFGGTSVNN; this is encoded by the coding sequence ATGAATACTAAGGAGTTATTATCTGTACTTCCGGTAAAAACAATAAAAGGAACAGTTCCTGAATATGTAACTGATGTGGCAGTGGATTCAAGAGCAGTTCAGGATGGCGGTTTGTTTGTCTGTTTGAAAGGATATACCGTCAATGGCCATCAATTCGTCAAGGATGCTCTTTTGAGCGGTGCACGCGTAATTGTAGCCTCCGAACCGATTATGGCAGATGAGGAGCGGGCAGCAGTCGTTTATGTTGAGAACACATCAAAAGCGATTGAGTTACTGGCATCCAAGTTCTATCAGTACCCGTCAAAGCGAATGCAGATGATTGGTGTGACAGGGACCAATGGAAAAACTAGTGTCGGCAATATCATTCATGACATGCTGCGGCAGACCGGAGAAAAGACGGCCGTGTCAGGCACAATTGGCTTTAAATTAAATGATATTTTATATGAAACTGAAAACACTACAGCAGATGTTCTGACGACACAGCAAATGATTGCGCAGGCAGCGAATGAAGGCTGTAAGTCGATGACAATGGAGGTTTCTTCACATGGTTTAGTGGAGGGACGGCTTGCAGGAACAGAATTCGATATCGCGATTTTCACAAATTTAACGCATGATCATTTGGATTATCATAAAACGATGGAAAATTACAGTGCCGCAAAAGGCTTACTGTTTGCCCAATTAGGCCAGCAGCTCGATCAGAAGAAATATGCAATTATGAATGCAGATGATCCTTGGAGCAGTAAAATGATGGAGATGACGTCATTTCCTGTGTTTACATATGGCATTCACGTGAAATCTTCATTTCAGGCAACGGCTATTGACATGCAGCCGAACTGCACGAAATTCCAACTGCACGCACCGGATGGGACGTTCCCGGTAACAATGCCGCTGATCGGCGAGTTCAACGTGTACAATGCGCTTGCTGCGATCGCGGCATTATATGCAAAAGGCATGGCGACACAAGATATTTTACCGCTCATTGCGAATGTATCGACCGTAAAGGGACGTTTGGAAAAAGTTGAGACATCGTTGCCGCTGACTATCTTCATTGATTATGCCCATTCACCGGATGCAATTGAAAAAGCAATTGCGACGGTTCAGCCTTTAAAAAAGGAAGGAAGCCGATTGCTGTTTTTGATTGGAACAGGCGGCAACCGGGACCGGCTGAAGCGGCCGATTATGGGAGAGAAAGCAGCCGCTGCAGATTATGTAGTCTTCACTACAGATGATCCGCGTGATGAATCGTATGAATCGATTGTATCGGAACTAAGCGCTTCGATGCCGCATGATCAGTACGCCTGCATCGGTGACAGGGAAGAAGCCGTCCGTCATACCGTAGAGATGGCAAATGCAGGGGACATCATTATATTTGCAGGAAAAGGCCATGAAAATTTCCAAATTATCGGCAATACCAAATATCCGCATTCAGATGCGAATATTGCACTGGATGAAGCAGCAAAAAAGTTTGGCGGCACATCCGTTAATAACTGA